Part of the Triticum urartu cultivar G1812 chromosome 2, Tu2.1, whole genome shotgun sequence genome, GGGTGGAAGGTGGACGGAGGTGCCCACGCCTGGGCCTTCTTGCGTCTGTGCAAAGGAGAACCAGGGTTGCCAAAAATGCTACACTTACGGCATTCTAGTACGGACTGGCTTCACGGACTGCCAGGGTTGCAGACCAGCTACACCCTGAGTTTATTGGGCAAGGACGGCCAAGTGTTTGAGCAAGTGTAGCCTAGAGCATGTCTTCAAATCCACAGGTACCTTTTGGGGCTATGAGCGCTTCGTCAAGAAGTCCAAGCTGCAACGGTTGGTATCCCGCAACGGCGACTGTGTGACGATCAGGTGTGTTTTGACTGTCAAGAGGAAGCATCGCACCGAAGAGGTGCGCGCCTTCACCATCCTAACCCCACCGTCAAATCTGCACGAAGATTTTGGAAGGATGTTGAAGGACGAGGACGGCGTGGATGTAGCGTTCGTCGTGGGTGAGAAATTGTTCCGTGCTCATCAACACATTCTGGCGGCATGGCCGCCGGCCTTCAAGGCAGAGCTTTTGGACCCAATGACAAAGGAGGACCCTACAAAACCCGTCAATGTTCATGACATGACGTCCGACATCTTCGAGGCACTTCTTCATTTCATGTACACTGATACACTCCCACATGGTAGCGATCTTGAGAAAACCGGGATATTGTGGTGTTTGTTGGCTGTCGGAGATTGATATGGACTGGACAGGCTGGTGACGATTTGCGAAGGGAAGCTATGCCAAAACATAGACGAGCAAACAGTTGCGACCACCCTAACTTTAGCAGAGCAGCATGATCGCGTGCGACTGAAAAATGCTTGCATCACATTTGTGTCGTCGCAGGATGTGCTCGATGTCGTCAAGGAAACCGATGGATTCAAGCACCTCATGAGAAGCTGTCCATGGGCCCTGGTGGATATCTTAAAACAGAAGCTGTCTTCACCGGGGGTATGCGTAATTTATGCTAGAATTTTCTCTGAATAAATTTCTTTCATAACAAAAGATTGTCGCATTCAGTATCTGTTTTTATTTTCTGAGCCTCTCCCAAGATGGTTTGCACTATGAATTCTAAAAACAGCCATATACATCATCGTTTGCCGGGTTATTTTCATCTGGACAACATGGTTTGGACTTTGGACTTTGGGCTGAATTAGCATAGCATATATATCTGTTCTGTTTTCATGCGCTGATACTGGTACCCCAAGGGCGTATGATTAGAGTAGATGCCTAGATAGTTTTCTCAACCTGACCTCATTGTGCTTTACACAGTTTTCAATTTCTTTTTACAGTTTATTACAACTTTGCATACCTTGTTTCCTGTCTTTGGGTTTGCAATCAGGCTGCACGGAGCCAGCCGGGTAGGATCCCCAGATCACGCAACATGAAGCTGTGGTCCTCGCGAGTTCGCCGTGCAGTTTTGCCCTCCGTCTGCGTCCTGGCGCTGACCCCCTTTGTTGGCCTCTATTTTTACATGCACAACGGCCGTTGTTTTACATAGGATGGGAACGAGGCAAGCCGTGCTTGGCTCCTCGGGCTCCGCTCATACAGTCCTGTACGAAATTTGTATACGCTCAGCTCCGATGTATGATGAGTATGACTGGGCTGGAAGGGTGCCTCGACACTCGAATTAATATCATTAGGTGCCTTGTGGAATTCATATTGTAGATCTTTAGTATTGTAgatgatgatatttttagtataaatttgatCAAACATTGTAAAGTTTGACTTAAGGCAAATCTTACATACAAGATAAAAAGAAACAGGTGGAATATCTTTGTAATAAGCGCCTGTTCGGCCACTCTCCGCGGAGCGGAGCCGGCGGAGCGCCCTTTTAGCAGCCGTAGGAATAAGACGGCCAGCATgattttttgttgttgttgattGTTTGTGTCTTTTCTGTCTCCGTCGTACTCTATGTTCCTTGATATTATCAGATTTATTAAGATGATTTGGGTGTCTTTTCTTAGGAAAAATATTTTTGTTGAACGGCAGGTATATGCATTAAGCAAGGGCAATTCGACCCTTGTATACAAAAAAAAGAGATAATTTTTTTTGCCAAGTTTTCTTTTCGAAACAAAATTGCTGGCCGCCTGGCCCATCTAATCCAGAGCTAAGCAAACGCAATCGAGGGCCTGATCCGTGGCAAAAATTTTGATTGCGagatttcgcaaaaaaaaaaaaaatcatTGCGAGACCCGGTTGCTGACGGCACTGCCGCCTGCCGGTGCCTTCCAACACCAGCCGCTCTCGTACGGTACGTGAACTCTGTCCTTACAGAATTGCACCAGGGTAAATATCAGGAAACCCTCTTTTTTGGAGGATTATATTCCATCTATATGTCCGTGCGTACGCGACGTGAACTCTGAACACTTTTGGCATAATATATACATAAGCGACGCGTATGTCACGAACCTGCAGCACCAGCCCGTCGCCCTTCGCCCGATCTCCTACCTATTCCGATGGGAAACACCATCGGTTCTGCGTCTTCTTCGGTGAAGCAGGATGTGCCCGAGACGTGGTCAACGAGTTTTACGGAGGGCGACACCGCGGCGCACAATTTTGAGGTGACGGGCTTCTCGCTGCTAGACGGCATGGGCGCCGGCAACTTTGTCTCGTCGAGCACATTCTTCGTCGGCGGCTGCGAGTGGGACATCACGTTCTACCCCGACGGGTGGAAGGCGGGCGGTGGCGCCCACGCCTCCGCTTATCTGCGTCTATGCAATGGAGAACTAGGGTTGCAGACCAACTACACCCTGAGTTTATTGGGCAAGGATGGCCAAGTGTTTGTGCAACGGAGCATAGAACATACCTTCCAGTCCGCAGGTATTTTTTGGGGCTTCGAGCACTTTGTCCAGAAGTCCAAGCTGCGACGGCTGCTATCCGACAACGAGGACTGTGTAACGATCAGGTGTGTTTTGACTGTCATGAGGAAGCATGACACTTTGGCCATCCCGGCCCCGCCGTCGAATCTGCAAGAGGATTTTGCAAGGATGTTGAAGGACCAGGAAGGCGTGGATGTAACGTTCATCGTGGGTGACAAATCGTTCCGTGCTCATAGACACGTGCTGGCGGCACGATCACCGGCCTTCAGGGCAGAGCTTTTGGACCCGACAAAGGAGGACCCTACAAAACCCGTCAAGGTTGATGACATGGACCCCGTCATCTTTGAGGCGCTTCTTTATTTCATGTACACGGATACGCTCCCACATGGTTGTGATCTTGAGAAAAACGCGACGCTGCAACATTTGTTTGTTGTCGGAGTTCGATATGGCCTGGACAGGCTAGCGACGATGTGCGAAGGGAAACTATGCCAAAACATAAACGAGCAAACAGTGGCAACCGCCCTAACTTTGGCAGAGTGGTATGACCGCGTCCTTCTCAAAAATGCTTGCATCGCATTTGTGTCGTCGCAGGATGTGCTCGACGCCATGAAGGAGACCAATGGATTCAAGCACCTCATGACACGCTATCCGGGGGTGATGGTGGATATTTTGAAACAGAATCTGCCGTCGTCAATAGGGGTACGTGTAATTTATGGTAGAATTGTCTTTAAATAAATTTATGTTAGAACTTACTGGAACATAATCGCAGTGGGCAAATGTTtctcattatatatatatatatatatatatatatgctactACATGCTTGAAAATAAAATATTATTCTATGTGTGCATATATATTATAAGTTGAAATATGATTCCAATGCTCCTTATCACGTCCTACAGTTTTAGAAGGTAAATGTATGTGCATTATAGAGATACTTCAAGTTGAATATCTTATATTTATATTCTTGTACTTATTCCGTGTACTACAAAATTGTTCAAATATAAATATTTTATGGCTATATTTTCAGAATTAGTACGCCTATCTAAAATTTTTGGTAATAGATTGATAATATATTTATTTACTTACAAAAACACACATACTCTTATATGTGTATTAATGCCATTCTCTTGCTCTAAATTACTCAAGTGTTTCTACAACATATATTTGTTAACTATTTTATACCAACAATCTTTATTCCTACTGGTATATATTTTACATGCCAACATTGAAAATTGTTATACACAACCAAATATGGAAGATAGAGAGAGCATTAATTGATATTGCTATATCTTCCCTTATTTGATGCTAGATTTTATTAGCGATATATAGTTTGTTTCCTGGTTTGCAATATAGGATGTTCATATTAGCCCTACACCATCATAGAAATCGTTTTACCTCCAAGAGGTAAGAGTAATATTAGACGTTAGATGACCCATATCTATTTTGGATCATGTTAAAATAGCTCAATCTGGCCTTATTGTGCTTTGAAGTTTACAACATTCTTTTTACAATTTACAATATCACATATCTTGATACTTGTCAGGTTCGCAAGCAGGTCGTATGGATGCAGCGAGGCAGGACTCCAATATCACGCAACATGAAGCGACGTGCCTCGCGAGTACGCCATGCGGTTTTGCCCTCGGTTTGCGTCCTGGCGCTGGCCTTGGTTGGCTTCTGTATTCCACATCCACAGCGGCTCCTAACAAGCCAGCCCATGCTTGGCTTCTTGTAGTGGCAAATATCTAGGGTCAAAACGAAGGGTGGTCTGAAAGAACCAACATACAACAATGTGTCCAAGTATTGGAGAGCTCACCAACGTCTTCAGAAGACAAAGTCCAGTTGCTCTGGTCATCTGATATACTAGGCTTTGTATCTATTTTTACTACCATATACTCTTACATAAAGGAATGAAGGGAGTAATGCTTTCTTTGTATAAAGCTCACCAGATTGGAATTTTTGTTGAGCGTCATATTCTAGACCAAATTCCATTATATTTAACTTGTGCTATCAACGTTTCATGGACTATTACTTACGAAATAGTTATCGTATGTTTCTTATGTCATTTGGTTGTCAAACGAGAGAAATTGGTCGACTTAGGTTAGTCCTCGAGTTGTGATGTTGCGAAAAAGGTCCAAATTTCATGATTGCATCGATTTAGTATTTTCAAAGCAACATTTTTCTAGTTAGTTAGTTGTGTTGTTAGATACTTATTTGCACTTGCAGTTGCACCATGTGTTTGTGTGAGCAAACCTTTATAATTTTTTTAGAAATACAGTACAAATGCAAGCGCTCACATACACACACGTACACTCATCCACATGCACATGCACATGCACACCCTATACCTGTGAGGACCTCCAAGAGAAAAGGCCGCCAAATTTGGCATGCACTTGGGCATCATCTTCATCTAGAAGGATTGGACGAGCTTTGCTGCGTCGTTGATGTTGTTGGATTTTCATAAATTTTCTACTCCATGTGTTTCAGAATATAAGGTGTAGtctttgaaaagtcaaacctgtTTTAGTTTGACCAATTTTGTAAATAAATGTATCAATATTCATAATACCAATCGGTATTGTTAGATTCGTCGTGAAATGATTTTTCGTATGTTATTTATTTAATATTGCGGATGTTGATGTTTTCGGCTCTGAACTTGGTTAGTGTTTAATAAATTTGACTATTTTAAGAAACTAACACGCCTTATATTTTGAAACCGAGGAGTATTTGGTTTGGTGAGTGGGGGGTATGATGAAGtgtgttttctttttatttatatTGTTGTATTTCTGTGCTAATCAATCCATATTTATGTGGGGACATTTTTTAGGTTGATGGATGCATATATTATATTGGTGTTACAATATCACATATTGGTGTTTTTTTCTAGGTGGTGAGAGGATGCACGGACTGTATGTTTTTATAGGCTGGTTGTTGTCGATTGATTTAATAATTCATTGACCCTGTCAAAATGGTGAAACAAATTCCAAATTAAATACCCCATTTGAATGGGAGAGGTCCAAGATTAGGGAGCATAATAAATTAGCTATTTTTTCTAAAATAAtacattttttattaatttaCAAAAATAATACACGGTTTAGATATATTCCACAAATAATACGGCGTCTTCTTTGGGAAAGACGACTGGAACTAATCGTCTTACTGGTTAGTGTCGAGTCGTCCTCCCTGAAGATGACTGGGCAGTCGGCTGAACAAGGGCTTCCAGTCGCCCTCCCTGAAGATGATTAGCTCTAGTCATCCTCTCTGAAAATGATTGGAACATAACCGTGTTCCAGGGAACCTTTTCCCGCCAAACCTGCCTTTCCCTTCATCTTCTTTCCTGCCATCGTCTTACCCGCCAACTCTTATGTTCCCGCCATCCTTCTGTTCCCGCCATCTTCTTCCCACCAACCCTCATGTTCCCGCCATCTTCTTTCCAGCCATATTTCTCTTCTGGACttataaccccccccccccccccatataGAAAGGTTGGTAAGCAGTGCATTGTAGTCTCGTCAAGATGTCCCATTATCCTCATTATCCTTTCGATCGTAGTTTCCACCCGAGTATGTCAAAATGTCTTCTAAGGTTAGCCAACAATTTCAAGATAGACAATAGGATAGCTCAATGGAACGACCGGACGTACGTGTTGACGAGCCTATGGATGTATGTCACTACTCTTGCGAGACGGGCGTGCCGCTTGCCTCAATGGCAGCCTCTAGTAGGTCAACCCACGCTACAtgctttttgttttctttttccaGTGTGAGGATTTTCTAAATCTCTTCATTACTTATATTTAAATTTTGATAATgctataatatatatatatatatggaaaatTACTTTGTTTAATTTTAAAAACTTTTCACCGGCGTATTATAAAAATGTTTGAGGTGTGTTAAAATTTTGTTCTCGAGGTTTTACGAAACAAATAAAAAGGCACGTGGAAGCTTCTAAAAAAGGTCCATAGAGCTTCCCAAAACCGCTCTGAGAAGCTAAAGGAACAAATGTTATCGGTTGATctgccactagtagaaaacagggctttggttgggacctggccagcccattagtcccggttctgtcacgaaccgggacccatgggggctTTCGTCCCGGTTTGTGCACCCACGGGGCCGGCCGGGCCTCGGGAggcatttgtcccggttcatgtGGACCCATTTGTCTCGTTTCTAGgaacgaaccgggaccaatggacatcgctcctggcccacagccattggtcccggttcgtgcctagaaccgggacggaaggggggcctttagtcccggttccagccacgaaccgggaccaatgagttgcctatatatgccccctcgcccgcgagcagagcactccacggtgctctgttttttctggtcGGCGAAGGgagagctttgtggtgctctagctcacctcctatgcacatgaggtgttcgatgaaatgcccaagccacactagttaagctttctcctctcgaagctcgacctccgagctccattttcctcgagatttgtgtaggtttagcggcccgtcaccgaaggaaatatgccctagaggcaataataaagttattatttatttccttatatcatgataaatgtttattattcatgctagaattgtattaaccggaaacataatacatgtgtgaatacatagacaaacagagtgtcactagtatgcctctacttgactagctcgttaatcgaagatggttatgtttcctaaccatgaacaaaagagttgttatttgattaacgggatcacatcattagaagaatgatgtgattgacatgacccattccattagcttagcacccgatcatttagtatgttgctattgctttcttcatgacttatacatgttcctatgactatgagattatgcaactcccgtttgccggaggaacactttgtgtgctaccaaacgtcacaatgtaactgggtgattataaaggagctctacaggtgtctccaaaggtaaatgttgggttggcatatttcgagattaggatttgtcactccgattgtcggagaggtatctctaggccctctcggtatgcacatcacataagccttgcaagcattgcaactaataagttagttgcgagattatgtattacgaaacgagtaaagagacttgtcggtaacgagattgaagtaggtattgagataccgacgatcgaatctcgggcaagtaacataccgatgacaaagggaacaacgtatgttgttatgcggtctgaccaataaagatcttcgtagaatatgtgggagccaatatgagcatccaggttccgctattggttatttaccggagacgtgtctcggtcatgtctacattgttctcgaacccgtagggtccgcacgcttaaggtttcgatgacagttatattatgagtttatgagttttgatgtaccgaagttagttcggagtcctggatgtgatcacggacatgacgaggagtctcgaaatggtcgagacataaagattgatatattggacggctatattcggacaccggaagtgttccgggtgatttcggagaaaaccggagtgccggagggttaccggaaccccccccgggagaagtaatgggccttatgggccctagtggagagagagaggggcggccagggtgggccgcgcgccccctccccctctggtccaaattggactaggagagggggggcgaccccccctttccttctccctcttccccttcctttccccctcctagtaggagtaggaaagaggggagtcctactcctactaggaggaggactcctcctccttggcgcgccctagggccggacggcctcctccccttgctcctttatatacgggggcagggggcacccctagacacacaagttgatcttcatgatcgttctcttagccgtgtgcggtgcccccctccaccataatcctcgataattgtaacgccctcgatacGGCTATATCTcttacgtgtcgaagcacgacttagaggcataactgcattgaaagcaatgtcgcaagtaaggcaatcttcacaacatcccatgtaatatagataataaaaggggaaggtacatagttggcttacactcgccacgtcaaacaaagtacataaatagcattacatcatccaatcactcatggcccgactacggtgccaaaattaaaagaccaacccaacatgcgacacggtcccgatcgccccaactgggcaccactactgatcatcggggaaagacacgtagtaacggcgtgagtcctcgtcgaactcccacttgagctcaagcgcgtcatctggaacggagtcatcaggccctgcatctggtttggaagtaatctgtgagccatagggactcagcaatctcgcacccttgcgatcaagactatttaagcttataggtaaggcaaggtaatatgtggaactgcagcaagcggctagcatatatggtggctaacctattcgcaaatgagagcgagaagagaaggcaatgcacgatcgaataactagagaacaacctgcgacaagcattactccaacaccgtgttcacttcccggactccgccgagaagagaccatcacggtaacacactcagttgattcattttaattaagttaaggttcaagttatctacaaccggatattaacaaattcccatctgcccataaccgcgggcacggctttcaaaagttcaaatccctgcaggggagtcccaacttagcccatgacaagctctcacggtcagcgaaggatataccttctcccgagacattccgatcagactcggtatcccggttctacaagacacttcgacaagttaaaacaaatccagcaacaccgcccaaatgtgccgacaaatcccgataggagctgcacatatctcgttctcagggcacactcagatgagcgctccatacaactaaacccaaacctcgagtttccccgagggggcgctgcacaggactctagtttggaccaacactcagaggagcactggcccgggggggtttaaataagatgaccctcgggctccggaaacccaagggaaaaagaggctaggtggcaaatggtaaaaccaaggttgggcattgctggaagagttttattcaaggcgaactaccaaggggttcccattattacccaaccgcgtacggaacgcaaaatccgggaacataacaccgatatgacggaaactagggcggcaagagtggaacaaaacactaggcaaaaggccgagccttccaccctttaccaagtatatagatgcattaagataacaagataatataatgatatcccaacaagaaaataatgttccaacaaggaacggtgtcgtggttttgtcacggcagatgtcctagggattgacttagtcatggagccatcgcgacgggttagcttgaaggggttaaagtggacacaaggacgcaagagagtttatactagttcggccccttcgaggaaggtaaaagcctacgtctagttgtgatggaattgatggggtttcgatgactagggagcaagcaagcttcgcctatgtctcgagttgttgtctgtgtccctgaaccgccgccgggtcgtccccttatatacacgggtggcGCCTGCCGGTTCAGAGAGTCCCAACACTGGTTCATAcccgtatccgggttggtctctccttgttCCTAACTTACAGTACAAGTATGTGCACAAAGCCGGTGTACTGCTACAGGTTGcaaaccgactacgggccctgggcctttatctgcctatttgggctttaacacctttgaactactgatgaagttaatccggcccaggtaggccggtttatgcccagtagtaatatccccaacattaggccctagattgatttgaacaggttcatgtcaatccttagcaaaaatcttcgtcttcaacatcttcttgtagttgttgaaccgccgcgatgtcatcttctctggttgctgtaaaccggcgtgacgtcatCTTTCATAAAGAAAAAATCCATGATATCTTCTTGTTTAATAGATTCGCAATGACCGAGGTGACAGCTCCATTTCCAAAATCTACGGTCCCTTGATTtacgcgcctgacacatgtcctttgccttataaataggcccgaagggtcatttcttttcttcccttcgtgcccttcctcttcgtcttcctcgcgtcgccagtcttagagctccgccgccgccgtcgtcttctgcatcatccttggccgctgcatcaacctgaacgcACCAGAAAACCGCGGCGACCTTTCGCGTCTTCCTCAGCTCTGGTAGGTCTTCTACTCTTCTCATCATAGATCTGATCTAGGGCTTCGTGTTCTTGCGGTGTTCATCACTTGTTCATACTCATGTACTAGCTCCTGGATGCACATGTGAACCCTAGCTTTGTGTAGCGGTAACTTTCAGTATCCGCCGCTATTTTCCTGCCCAAAACCATAGATCTCACATATACttctgcccattgattcaatactgttctgctttgatcttcgactatttttcttattttctgaacttgcttcagatccaacgcCGTAACAagatcttgtgaaacctgtttctgcatacttaaccatccgcaatctcaattgcttcaatgtttatatcaggcggtttaaccttatagaaaattttccaaaccggtatatgccattagtccccttgttgaaccgccagacgttggttgcttcatgaaactccggtttagatagagctgtctccggtttaacattgtacataccagtgcactttaatcaatgcatttttgaaccgggatcttttaccttgtagattccatcatggccaagcaagtgtatgagtgcaattgggttccttctcgcgtcacagaggctgaactggacgatttagtcctgattggtgctttaggcagcaaagatatcatccattggagggctcctggcaaagaatgccctcccacacctcgagaagaagaggttgttgttttcgtagatcacttagcccggggctttaaacctcccggttctaaattttaccgggatgttttagccgatttccagctccatccacaagatactggccccaactctgttacaaatatgtgtcacttccaagtgctctgtgaagcgttctttcaagaggagcccacagtggaactGTTCAGAGACCTATTCCATCTAAACCGTCGTACTGAatttactgacggctccaatacggagttgggtggcgtggcgattcagaaaaggaaagaggtcacataccctcacgccaaactgcatagccaccccaaagaatggaatcagatatggttctactgcaaagacacctcccctgctggtgagaatcccttgcctggctttcgaccggagcggctcagcaatacacacccttctCCACAAAGATTGAGTGCACAGGAGAGAAGTAAATATGCTCCTCAGCTATCAAAGCTCACAGCTTTTATGTccaatggtttaacaggggttgaccttgctcgctgttggaAATCATGGAGCATAATGCctcttagtcagcgctccggtttgatgtgcgagtatactgaccgtgttgatgacccacttctTCCCTTCTGTGctaccaacaaaccgccagctataagacttttgatttttctctttgctgaatctgttatttatatgtctggtcattgttttttaatatcagtgtctgcataatcagggcgatgatccgttttggagcaaaaaaccgccgcaggagaaaccagaaaaaccagacaaaccagaaagagcaacccggcaaaagactaaagctgtaaagaagactgcccataggaaaagaaccactgcatcttctaatccggcccctaacaacgaggtggataatccggactttgaggtagagcttgactcacttggtttatttttcatgcgtcttattgatgatgatatttgtcaggatgatgctgaagccagccacgcggatgtcgcagaggtaattattctctcttccgattcagaaacttttccttcacaaaaaatccgtcaggcaaaccggaaagttaaattttctcatcctcttgcttatttggatcctaaacttcttatgtagacccaacaacacgaagctcgccgcaccacccgacacagcggccaggtagttacctccgccggtttaccgaacagtccggttcggaaacgccattccgaggtctcttatttgcttgtcagtgcttgtcctaaagcgggctgctttcgtcaacctcttaatccatctgactccgattatcaggttacttcccactcatcctctggcgagtcatcggctactcagctcccaccgctcaaaacggtgcttgggtaagctatacttattgtgatgtttgcagtacattgccttagaacatattctgtatttgattttgttattcctcTCAGGGCCAAatctaggccaagcaagaaggcccgcctggacaaagcggccgaagaagatgtcgttCTTGAAGCAGACAAGACACCCAACGCTGAAGTGGCTATTCTTGAGGATAttcccaacgatccaccgcagcaagatgatgatcttattgctgaagagagacctactgatacctcaggtcctacccatcagcccacaggttccatccagattgaaagctccaccggtccagcaaaacctactgacaagccaacaactccagtgcaaaccggcggtaccaaagatgatgaggttgtcattactggcactgacCATACTAAGCCAAACAATCCTGTCACTTTATTCAAACATTCTGCCATGGAAGAACTTGCTGCCTTtggtaaaggcaagtggaacgctgatctgacgacttacgctgctctgaacgcccaagatatccattccggctatctgaaccggctgtataccagccgtgactatgaagccggtctggttaatatgatgaaagataaatatgaggtaatttccatatgctccttcctgcttgtatgcttccattcctGACTCTCCTAgaccccaagggccggtttggaatattctttcaaaccgg contains:
- the LOC125537944 gene encoding BTB/POZ and MATH domain-containing protein 2-like, with the translated sequence MIWVSFLRKNIFVERQDVPETWSTSFTEGDTAAHNFEVTGFSLLDGMGAGNFVSSSTFFVGGCEWDITFYPDGWKAGGGAHASAYLRLCNGELGLQTNYTLSLLGKDGQVFVQRSIEHTFQSAGIFWGFEHFVQKSKLRRLLSDNEDCVTIRCVLTVMRKHDTLAIPAPPSNLQEDFARMLKDQEGVDVTFIVGDKSFRAHRHVLAARSPAFRAELLDPTKEDPTKPVKVDDMDPVIFEALLYFMYTDTLPHGCDLEKNATLQHLFVVGVRYGLDRLATMCEGKLCQNINEQTVATALTLAEWYDRVLLKNACIAFVSSQDVLDAMKETNGFKHLMTRYPGVMVDILKQNLPSSIGN